The genomic segment GGAGCGCGTACTTTGCTGCCGTTGGCGTTGCTACGACAGCGTTCCGTCAACTGAGCGGTTCTCCAACGTGGTATGAAAAGCAAGCTGACAGTGGCAGTACCATGCGCCGGGCGTTCTGTTCACACTGTGGCTCGCCTGTGTTCTTAACCAACTCCGCGCGCCCTTCGCTCATGGTGCTGTATGCCGCGAGTCTCGATGATCCAAGCTGGGTACGTCCGGCCCGAGACATTTATACGGATAGTGCGCAGCCGTGGGACCACATGGACCCGACGACCCCAAAATTCCCGCAGATGCCAACTTGATAAGATACCAATCTGATCACTACCTGTGTTCTAACGGCTAAGGAGGGAGAGCGCTCATGGAATACACCACACTGGGACGAACAGGTTGGCGAGTGAGTGTTGCAGGTCTTGGATGCGGTGGTCCCAGTCGTTTGGGAACCGCGACAGGCAAGAGCGAACAGGAGTCGATTGCGGTTGTGCGCCGTGCAGTAGATTTGGGTATCAATCTTATCGATACCGCTGAGGTCTATGGTACTGAAACGATCGTAGGTAAAGCTCTAGCTGAAGTGCCACGCGATCGCGTATTTGTCGCGACCAAGAAGCTACCGCCTTCACCTGATCATGCTGATCCGACCGGAGAGTTGCGACGCGGCTTGGAACAGAGCTTGAAGCGGCTACAAACGGACTATGTCGATATCTACTTTCTGCATGGCGTCCGCTCCTCGCAGTACGAATTTGCTTACAAGACTCTCGTTCCGGTATTGCTGCAAATGCGAGATGAAGGAAAGCTGCGGGCGATTGGGATCACCGAGGCGTTTATCAACGATCCTCAGCATCGCATGCTGCAACAAGCAGTGGCCACCGACTGTTGGGATGTGATGATGGTTGGCTTCAGTTTGTTGAATCCTTCAGCACGAATGCGCGTATTTCCGCAGACGCAACAAAAGAACATCGGTGTATTAGGCATGTTCGCCGTGCGACGCGCGCTCAGTCAACCTGACAAACTCAAGACATTGCTCGACGGCTTACGCAAAGATGGCCAGCTTGCTGAAGATGCGTGTCGTGAGGATGAACCGCTGGGTTTTTTGACTGACCACGGAGCGACATCTCTTCCCGAAGCAGCCTATCGCTTTTGTCGCTATGAACCTGGAATGCATACTGTGTTAACCGGTACAGGGAATGTGGATCATTTGCAGGAGAATGTTGCATCCCTGCTCAAACCTTCACTTCCGCAAGCCGATTTGCAACGGCTGCAGCAACTCTTTGGCAAAGTCGATTCGGTGTCAGGGGATTAAGGAGCCGTGGTACTTGCACGTAACGACGGGGGTCGGAGCGACACGGAACGTAGGCCGGAATAAGCGAAGCGTTTCCGGGGGAAGGCCTTCACCTCTGTAAGGTTATGTGTTAGCGTGTGTACAGGAGCACACACATGCAAGACACCCTGACTATTCGTGTCGATACAGAAACCAAGCAGCGACTCGAGCAGCTTGCCAAAGCGACAGACCGAACCCGTAGCTATTTGGCAGCAGAAGCAATTCGTCAGTATGTTGAACTTAATGAGTGGCAAATTCAGGAGATCAAACAGGCTGTAACTGAAGCAGATGCTGCCAAGCCAGAAGAGTGGATTCCGCATGCGGAGGTGATGCGCAGAGTGCGAGCCTCGGGCAACAAAAGAACCCGAAAGGGTGCTCGCTAATGGTGGTTTGGTTACCGAAGGCCGAGAAGGATCTTGAAACGATCTACCGCACGACAGCTGAAGAGAATCCAACAGCCGCACTTGATCTGCTTACTCGTATTGACGAGGCGGTTCGTCGGCTTGAGACACTTCCTCATTCGGGTCGGCCAGGACGAGTGCCGGGAACTCGTGAATTAGTCGTTGGTGGCACTCCCTTTATCATTCCGTACCGTGTTCGTGATGGTGTTGTACAGATTCTTCGCACTTTGCACGGTTCTCGTCAGTGGCCACGGCG from the Deltaproteobacteria bacterium genome contains:
- a CDS encoding GFA family protein, yielding MAVPFTGGCACGAIRYECMAEPLYMGNCHCRDCQRATGSAYFAAVGVATTAFRQLSGSPTWYEKQADSGSTMRRAFCSHCGSPVFLTNSARPSLMVLYAASLDDPSWVRPARDIYTDSAQPWDHMDPTTPKFPQMPT
- a CDS encoding aldo/keto reductase, coding for MEYTTLGRTGWRVSVAGLGCGGPSRLGTATGKSEQESIAVVRRAVDLGINLIDTAEVYGTETIVGKALAEVPRDRVFVATKKLPPSPDHADPTGELRRGLEQSLKRLQTDYVDIYFLHGVRSSQYEFAYKTLVPVLLQMRDEGKLRAIGITEAFINDPQHRMLQQAVATDCWDVMMVGFSLLNPSARMRVFPQTQQKNIGVLGMFAVRRALSQPDKLKTLLDGLRKDGQLAEDACREDEPLGFLTDHGATSLPEAAYRFCRYEPGMHTVLTGTGNVDHLQENVASLLKPSLPQADLQRLQQLFGKVDSVSGD
- a CDS encoding ribbon-helix-helix protein, CopG family, giving the protein MQDTLTIRVDTETKQRLEQLAKATDRTRSYLAAEAIRQYVELNEWQIQEIKQAVTEADAAKPEEWIPHAEVMRRVRASGNKRTRKGAR
- a CDS encoding type II toxin-antitoxin system RelE/ParE family toxin, whose protein sequence is MVVWLPKAEKDLETIYRTTAEENPTAALDLLTRIDEAVRRLETLPHSGRPGRVPGTRELVVGGTPFIIPYRVRDGVVQILRTLHGSRQWPRRF